In Gossypium arboreum isolate Shixiya-1 chromosome 6, ASM2569848v2, whole genome shotgun sequence, the following are encoded in one genomic region:
- the LOC108485561 gene encoding probable tyrosine-protein phosphatase DSP4 isoform X1, whose product MNNKVRSLADSVFKCLFSFLDKQFPFFSPLNIPRQLFAFLFRLLPFKHFWRKKDMTVGAFEEDICTPIKVSPPPDVGGDSATDGEELFVPPLNFAMVDDGVFRSGFPDSANFSFLRSLGLRSIIYLCPEPYPETNNEFLKVNGIRLFQFNIERCKEPFVNIPEETIREALNM is encoded by the exons ATGAACAATAAGGTAAGATCCTTGGCAGATTCTGTGTTTAAATGCCTCTTCTCGTTTTTGGATAAGCAATTCCCTTTCTTCTCTCCCCTAAACATCCCTCGCCAACTTTTCGCTTTTTTGTTTCGTCTTCTGCCATTCAAACATTTTTGGCGCAAAAAAGACATGACAGTCGGTGCATTTGAGGAAGACATTTGCACCCCGATCAAGGTCTCGCCACCGCCGGATGTAGGAGGCGATAGCGCCACCGACGGGGAAGAGCTATTCGTGCCCCCTTTGAATTTCGCCATGGTCGATGATGGCGTTTTCAGGTCTGGTTTCCCTGATTCCGCCAATTTTAGCTTCCTCAGATCTCTTGGGCTCCGCTCAATCAT ataTCTGTGCCCCGAGCCTTATCCAGAGACCAATAACGAGTTTTTGAAGGTTAATGGAATCCGGCTTTTCCAATTTAATATCGAAAGATGCAAG GAACCCTTTGTGAACATTCCAGAGGAAACAATCCGGGAAGCATTGAAT ATGTAA
- the LOC108485561 gene encoding tyrosine-protein phosphatase DSP1-like isoform X2, with protein MNNKVRSLADSVFKCLFSFLDKQFPFFSPLNIPRQLFAFLFRLLPFKHFWRKKDMTVGAFEEDICTPIKVSPPPDVGGDSATDGEELFVPPLNFAMVDDGVFRSGFPDSANFSFLRSLGLRSIIYLCPEPYPETNNEFLKVNGIRLFQFNIERCKM; from the exons ATGAACAATAAGGTAAGATCCTTGGCAGATTCTGTGTTTAAATGCCTCTTCTCGTTTTTGGATAAGCAATTCCCTTTCTTCTCTCCCCTAAACATCCCTCGCCAACTTTTCGCTTTTTTGTTTCGTCTTCTGCCATTCAAACATTTTTGGCGCAAAAAAGACATGACAGTCGGTGCATTTGAGGAAGACATTTGCACCCCGATCAAGGTCTCGCCACCGCCGGATGTAGGAGGCGATAGCGCCACCGACGGGGAAGAGCTATTCGTGCCCCCTTTGAATTTCGCCATGGTCGATGATGGCGTTTTCAGGTCTGGTTTCCCTGATTCCGCCAATTTTAGCTTCCTCAGATCTCTTGGGCTCCGCTCAATCAT ataTCTGTGCCCCGAGCCTTATCCAGAGACCAATAACGAGTTTTTGAAGGTTAATGGAATCCGGCTTTTCCAATTTAATATCGAAAGATGCAAG ATGTAA
- the LOC108485561 gene encoding probable tyrosine-protein phosphatase DSP4 isoform X3, protein MTVGAFEEDICTPIKVSPPPDVGGDSATDGEELFVPPLNFAMVDDGVFRSGFPDSANFSFLRSLGLRSIIYLCPEPYPETNNEFLKVNGIRLFQFNIERCKEPFVNIPEETIREALNM, encoded by the exons ATGACAGTCGGTGCATTTGAGGAAGACATTTGCACCCCGATCAAGGTCTCGCCACCGCCGGATGTAGGAGGCGATAGCGCCACCGACGGGGAAGAGCTATTCGTGCCCCCTTTGAATTTCGCCATGGTCGATGATGGCGTTTTCAGGTCTGGTTTCCCTGATTCCGCCAATTTTAGCTTCCTCAGATCTCTTGGGCTCCGCTCAATCAT ataTCTGTGCCCCGAGCCTTATCCAGAGACCAATAACGAGTTTTTGAAGGTTAATGGAATCCGGCTTTTCCAATTTAATATCGAAAGATGCAAG GAACCCTTTGTGAACATTCCAGAGGAAACAATCCGGGAAGCATTGAAT ATGTAA
- the LOC108484630 gene encoding 1-aminocyclopropane-1-carboxylate oxidase-like: MEVAFPVIDLSKINGEERGATMDMIKDACENWGFFELTNHGISHELMDTVEKLTKEHYKKCMEDRFKEMVTSKGLEVVQSEITDMDWESTFFLRHLPESNLYEIPDLEYDYRKVMKQFAVELEKLAEKLLDILCENLGLEQGYLKKVFYGSKGPTFGTKVSNYPPCPKPDLIKGLRAHTDAGGIILLFQDDKVSGLQLLKDDQWIDVPPLKHSIVINLGDQLEVITNGKYKSVMHRVLAQTDGTRMSIASFYNPGSDAVIYPAPALVDKEAEKPIAYPKFVFEDYMKVYPALKFEDKEPRFEAMKTMESIVSLGPIATV, translated from the exons atgGAGGTAGCTTTCCCTGTTATTGACTTGTCCAAAATCAATGGTGAGGAGAGAGGAGCCACCATGGACATGATCAAAGATGCTTGTGAGAATTGGGGTTTCTTTGAG CTGACGAACCATGGAATATCTCATGAACTGATGGACACTGTGGAGAAACTGACAAAGGAGCATTACAAAAAGTGCATGGAGGATAGGTTCAAAGAAATGGTGACAAGTAAAGGTCTTGAAGTTGTTCAATCTGAGATCACTGACATGGATTGGGAAAGCACTTTCTTCTTGCGCCACTTGCCTGAATCAAACCTTTATGAAATTCCTGATCTTGAATATGATTACAG GAAGGTGATGAAGCAATTTGCAGTGGAGTTGGAGAAGCTGGCTGAGAAACTTTTGGACATACTGTGTGAGAATCTTGGGTTGGAACAGGGTTACCTGAAGAAAGTGTTTTATGGTTCCAAAGGGCCAACTTTTGGTACCAAAGTCAGCAACTACCCTCCATGCCCTAAACCCGACCTAATCAAGGGGCTAAGGGCTCACACTGATGCTGGTGGAATCATATTACTCTTCCAAGATGACAAAGTCAGTGGGCTTCAACTCCTCAAGGATGACCAATGGATTGATGTCCCTCCATTGAAACACTCCATTGTCATCAACCTTGGTGACCAACTTGAGGTGATCACCAATGGCAAGTACAAGAGTGTGATGCACCGTGTGCTGGCTCAAACAGATGGGACCCGAATGTCCATTGCTTCCTTTTACAACCCTGGAAGTGATGCTGTTATATATCCAGCACCTGCTTTGGTGGACAAAGAAGCTGAGAAACCCATTGCGTACCCGAAATTCGTGTTCGAGGACTACATGAAGGTCTACCCCGCCCTGAAGTTCGAAGACAAGGAGCCGAGGTTCGAAGCCATGAAGACCATGGAATCCATCGTTAGCTTGGGTCCTATTGCAACTGTTTGA